In the genome of Streptomyces sp. Tu 3180, the window GCGCCGCACCCTGGACCGGATCGAGGAGCTGCCCGGCGTCGCCGCCGTGACCGGCCCGTACGACGGCGCGGGCCGGATCAGCGCGGACGGCCGCACGGCGTACGCCACGGTCACCTTCGACGCCCGGCCCGAGGACGTCGACGAGGGCGAGGCCGCCGCCGTGGTGCGGACGGCCAAGGCCGCCGAGGCCGACGGACTCCGCGTCGAGGTGGGCGGCGGCGCCGTCGATCCCGGCGAGTCCTCCGGCGGACACATCGCCGAGGTCGTCGGTGTGCTGGTCGCCGCCGTGGTCCTCTTCCTCGCCTTCGGCTCGCTCGCCGCCTCGCTGCTGCCCATAGCCACCGCCCTGGTCGGCGTCGGCACCGCCTACGCGGGGACCGTGCTGCTCGGGCACCTCATGACCGTCGCCGACTTCGCGCCCATGCTCGGCATGCTGATCGGGCTCGGCGTCGGCATCGACTACGCGCTGTTCATCGTCACCCGGCACCGGCGCGGACTGAAGCGCGGCCTCACCGTCGCCGAGGCCGCCGCGAACGCCGTCGCCACCACCGGACGCGCGGTCGTGTTCGCGGGTGCCACCGTTTGCATCGCCCTGCTGGGCATGCTGATCCTCCGGCTGAACTTCCTCAACGGCGTCGCCGTCGCCGCCTCGCTCACGGTGGTGCTGACCGTCGCCGCCTCCGTCACCCTGCTGCCCGCCCTGCTGTCGCTCATCGGCATGCGCGCGCTCAGCCGCCGCGAGCGCCGCCGGCTGGCCGAGCACGGGCCCGAGCCGGAGCTGCCGACCGGGTTCGCCGCCCGCTGGTCGGCGTTCGTGGAGCGCCACCCCAAGCTGCTCGGCGCGATCGCGGTGGTCGTCATGGCCGTCCTCGCGCTGCCCACCCTCTCCCTCCACCTGGGCACCTCCGACCAGGGCAACGACCCGGAGACGTCCACCACCCGCCAGGCCTACGACCTCCTCGCCGAGGGCTTCGGCCCGGGCGTGAACGGTCCCCTCACCCTGGTCACCGAGGTCGGCGGCGCCGAGGACCGGCTCGCCCTGGACAACCTCGGCACCACCCTGCGCGGGACCGACGGCGTCGCGTCGGTCTCCCCGGTGACCTACGGCGCGGGCGGCGGCACCGCCCACCTCACCGTCGTACCGGAGTCCTCCCCGCAGTCCGAGCGGACCAGTGACCTGGTCGACCGGCTGCGCGCCGACGTGCTGCCCCGGGCCGAGACGGGGACCTCGCTCGACGTGCGGGTCGGCGGCGTGACGGCCGGCTACGACGACTTCGCCGACGTCATCGTCGCCAAGCTGCCCCTCTTCGTCGGCGTGGTGATCGGCCTGGGCTGTCTGCTGCTCCTGCTCGCCTTCCGGTCCATAGGCATACCGCTGAAGGCCGCCGTGATGAACGTGGCCGCCGTCGCCGCCGCCTTCGGCGTCGTCGTGGCGATCTTCCAGTGGGGCTGGGGCAGCGAACTGCTCGGCCTCGGCCGGGCGGGCCCCATCGAGCCCTTCCTGCCCGTGATCATGGTGTCGGTCCTCTTCGGGCTCTCCATGGACTACCAGGTCTTCCTGGTGAGCCGGATGTACGAGGAGTGGCTGGAGACCGGCGACAACCGGCGCGCCGTCCGCGTCGGCCTCGCGGAGACCGGCCGGGTGATCAACTCCGCGGCCGTGATCATGATCTCGGTCTTCCTGGCCTTCGTCCTCAGCGGTGACCGCGTGATCGCCATGTTCGGCATCGCGCTCGCCGCGGCCGTCGCCCTCGACGCCTTCGTGCTGCGCACCCTGCTCGTCCCCGCCCTGATGCACCTGCTCGGCGGCGCCAACTGGTGGCTGCCGCGCTCGCTGGACCGGATCCTGCCGCGGATCAGCATCGAGCCGCCCGAGGCCCGTGCCGGCCATGAGAGGCTGTCCGCCGCCACGGACGCCGAGGCGGCGGACGTGCTCGCCGAGGAGGAGCAGCAGCGGGATGTACGCGATACGACTGGGTGACGACGGAGCCGAACTGCGTCCCCTGGAACCCTGGCACGCCGAGGAGTTCCTCGCCCACCTGGACCGGGGCCGGGAGTTCATCAACCGGTACGTCCCCTTCGGTTCCAAGGCCACCGACCCGGCCGGGGCCCGTGAGGTGCTCCAGCGGTACGCCGACTGGCGCGCGGCCGACACGGCCTCGCTGCACGGACTGTGGCTGGACGGCACGCTGGTGGGCGGGGTGCTCACGCTGAACTTCGACGCGGCGAACGGCAGCTGCGAGGTCGGCTGCTGGCTGGAGCCCGCCGCCACCGGCCGCGGGCTCGTCACGCGCGCGATGCGGGTGCTTATCGACTGGGCGGTCGAGCAGCGCGGCATCCACCGGGTCGAGTGGGTCGCCGCCGCCGGGAACCGGGCGAGCGTCGACGTCGCCCGTCGGCTCGGCATGACCCGGGACGGAGTGCGGCGCGAGGCCCACCTCCACCGCGGTGTACGGCACGACCTGGAGGTGTGGTCCGTCCTGGCCCCCGAGTGGCGTGCGGCGCGGGCCGCGTCCGACGGCCGGTGAGCGGCCGCCCGCAGCGGCCGTTGAGCTGACTCTCAGACGGCGTCCGTACGGTGCGGGACATGGGAACCAGGACAGTGGACGAGAACAGGACCGGGGCCGTCGGCCCCGGGCGCGACAAGGAGGCGTCGGACGCCGCCGAGGCCCCCGGGGCCGGGGCGGACACGGAACCGGAGCCGGACACGGAACCGGAACCCGGATCCGGGAAGGGGAACGCCTCCGGAGCCGGGCAGGGCGC includes:
- a CDS encoding GNAT family protein — protein: MYAIRLGDDGAELRPLEPWHAEEFLAHLDRGREFINRYVPFGSKATDPAGAREVLQRYADWRAADTASLHGLWLDGTLVGGVLTLNFDAANGSCEVGCWLEPAATGRGLVTRAMRVLIDWAVEQRGIHRVEWVAAAGNRASVDVARRLGMTRDGVRREAHLHRGVRHDLEVWSVLAPEWRAARAASDGR
- a CDS encoding MMPL family transporter; the encoded protein is MAALARWCVQRRLITVLLWLLALGGTAAAAVASGSAYSNDYEVPGTESGRATELLREGFPGLGGDSGTVVWHTSSGTVRAADVEQTVRRTLDRIEELPGVAAVTGPYDGAGRISADGRTAYATVTFDARPEDVDEGEAAAVVRTAKAAEADGLRVEVGGGAVDPGESSGGHIAEVVGVLVAAVVLFLAFGSLAASLLPIATALVGVGTAYAGTVLLGHLMTVADFAPMLGMLIGLGVGIDYALFIVTRHRRGLKRGLTVAEAAANAVATTGRAVVFAGATVCIALLGMLILRLNFLNGVAVAASLTVVLTVAASVTLLPALLSLIGMRALSRRERRRLAEHGPEPELPTGFAARWSAFVERHPKLLGAIAVVVMAVLALPTLSLHLGTSDQGNDPETSTTRQAYDLLAEGFGPGVNGPLTLVTEVGGAEDRLALDNLGTTLRGTDGVASVSPVTYGAGGGTAHLTVVPESSPQSERTSDLVDRLRADVLPRAETGTSLDVRVGGVTAGYDDFADVIVAKLPLFVGVVIGLGCLLLLLAFRSIGIPLKAAVMNVAAVAAAFGVVVAIFQWGWGSELLGLGRAGPIEPFLPVIMVSVLFGLSMDYQVFLVSRMYEEWLETGDNRRAVRVGLAETGRVINSAAVIMISVFLAFVLSGDRVIAMFGIALAAAVALDAFVLRTLLVPALMHLLGGANWWLPRSLDRILPRISIEPPEARAGHERLSAATDAEAADVLAEEEQQRDVRDTTG